Proteins encoded together in one Quercus lobata isolate SW786 chromosome 3, ValleyOak3.0 Primary Assembly, whole genome shotgun sequence window:
- the LOC115979182 gene encoding light-regulated protein 1, chloroplastic-like, which translates to MQASSYLAPPLPLPPITSTKFLALPCRPMRRLQTSRCTAIRATGDPSAVDYSSTTSVFPAEACETVGGEACDAEIYPEVKIKPEAKSNTARTSSEAVEREYFEYNEPKTVFPAEACDDLGGEFCEPDYQKGVY; encoded by the exons ATGCAGGCATCGTCGTATCTTGCACCACCATTACCCTTGCCTCCTATCACAAGCACCAAATTTTTGGCCTTGCCATGTAGGCCCATGCGAAGACTACAGACTTCTCGATGTACCGCTATCAGAGCAACTGGGGACCCTTCAGCAGTTGATTACAGCTCCACAACCTC TGTTTTTCCAGCTGAGGCTTGTGAGACAGTTGGGGGAGAAGCTTGTGATGCTGAAATATACCCTGAAGTGAAGATCAAACCAGAGGCTAAAAGCAACACAGCCAGGACTTCTTCAGAGGCTGTTGAACGAGAGTATTTTGAGTACAACGAGCCAAAGAC GGTGTTCCCAGCAGAGGCTTGTGATGATCTTGGAGGAGAGTTTTGTGAACCTGATTATCAAAAAGGAGTTTACTAA